One Panicum virgatum strain AP13 chromosome 3N, P.virgatum_v5, whole genome shotgun sequence DNA segment encodes these proteins:
- the LOC120663570 gene encoding probable ATP-dependent RNA helicase ddx5, translating to MAKGDDALARKRNRVRRKRLRSSENAVSARVAAIIASKRRRKSGKRRGCEGMCFSLPTPEDPFNERHGKKRKDEEPTDDTADAAVVAKDDNPKKDGNTKKRQPAKVGTKTKSKAIREGATETKEGGRVDFDRPSKFLVVCLNAIRDAVAPEDGGGSIHGAGDWGVELWRCCCAPAPTDVLDTSGSCATLEQTAWLVSTACDIVARKERLGMVVSCPFLLYLVPSQEKAARVRSICKPLKPLGIHSVSLHPGASIEHQISGLKTCEPEFLIATPERLLELVSLRAIDISGVSMMVIDGLKYFLDLSVSDKIFSIRDAISSNLQITIFTDPSDQSVATMAKNLLRGRITKLSIDDSVSSRSAFVMQHVHFCPSEELKTSKVKEILELILHSHAKKSSKVLVVAASNQNAQHLSSSLKLENCTVTDDAHSNSFTICSSVGLMNVHVKDRENMVLTDVEEFETVLVVDLPPSVDEYIEILTGVARQMIGGEVHSIFCSTDAPVAKPLAELLANCRQVVPEFLKKLESS from the exons ATGGCGAAGGGCGATGATGCGTTGGCGCGGAAGCGCAACCGGGTGCGCCGCAAGCGCCTGCGCAGCAGCGAGAACGCTGTCTCCGCGCGGGTCGCGGCAATCATCGCCTCCAAGCGCCGCCGCAAGTCCGGGAAGCGCCGCGGCTGCGAGGGCATGTGCTTCTCGCTCCCCACGCCCGAAGACCCCTTCAACGAGCGCCACGGGAAGAAGCGCAAGGACGAGGAGCCGACCGACGACACTGCTGACGCCGCCGTCGTGGCCAAGGACGACAACCCCAAGAAGGACGGGAACACTAAAAAGCGGCAGCCGGCCAAGGTCGGGACTAAGACCAAGTCGAAGGCCATACGCGAGGGCGCGACGGAAACGAAAGAGGGCGGCCGTGTGGACTTTGACCGGCCGTCCAAGTTCCTGGTAGTCTGCCTTAACGCCATCCGGGATGCTGTAGCgcccgaggacggcggcggcagcatccATGGCGCCGGCGACTGGGGCGTGGAGCTCTGGAGGTGCTGCTGCGCCCCGGCGCCGACCGACGTGCTCGATACTAGCGGCTCGTGCGCCACGCTGGAACAGACAGCGTGGCTCGTCTCCACCGCCTGCGACATCGTCGCCAGAAAGGAGAGGCTTGGGATGGTCGTCTCCTGCCCCTTCCTGCTATACCTCGTCCCGTCCCAGGAAAAGGCCGCGCGA GTGCGATCAATATGCAAACCCCTGAAGCCTCTTGGGATTCATTCAGTGAGCTTGCATCCTGGCGCTTCCATTGAGCACCAGATCTCTGG ACTGAAAACTTGTGAGCCAGAGTTTCTTATAGCTACCCCTGAGAGGCTTCTTGAACTTGTGTCATTAAGGGCAATTGACATATCAGGTGTATCAATGATG GTCATTGACGGATTGAAATATTTCCTGGACCTTAGTGTCAGTGACAAAATCTTTTCTATTAGAGATGCCATATCAAGCAATCTTCAGATAACTATCTTCACTGACCCATCTGACCAAAGTGTCGCAACTATGGCTAAAAATCTTCTCCGTGGAAGAATTACAAAGCTCTCGATCGACGATTCTGTTTCTTCTCGAAGTGCTTTTGTAATGCAGCATGTACACTTCTGTCCGTCGGAGGAGCTGAAAACATCGAAG GTCAAGGAAATTCTAGAGCTGATTTTGCATAGTCATGCTAAAAAGTCATCAAAGGTTCTGGTAGTAGCTGCAAGCAATCAAAATGCACAGCACCTATCATCATCACTTAAACTGGAAAATTGCACAGTGACTGATGACGCACATAGCAACTCTTTTACCATATGCAGCAG TGTGGGGCTGATGAATGTACATGTTAAAGACCGGGAGAACATGGTGCTGACAGATGTAGAGGAATTTGAGACTGTGTTGGTGGTTGATCTGCCTCCTTCAGTCGATGAATACATTGAGATCCTCACTGGGGTTGCTCGTCAGATGATTGGAGGGGAGGTCCATAGTATCTTCTGTAGCACTGATGCTCCAGTTGCGAAACCTTTGGCTGAGCTTCTTGCAAACTGCAGGCAGGTGGTGCCTGAATTTCTCAAAAAATTGGAG